Part of the Pseudobdellovibrionaceae bacterium genome is shown below.
TGATTCGACCAGCATCTTTGGCTATTTGGCGACTTGTTTCTCGTAGAAAGTATTGCATCGCTGGAGCCATGTTGGATCCTGGAAATCTGGCGATCAAATGAAAATGGTTTGCCATCAACACGAAGCTGTATATTTCTATGTCAAACTGCCTACTGATTAGATACAGGAAATCCTGCATTATGGCCCAAGTGTGATCAAGCCGCAAAAACCACTCTCGGTTTATGCATCTCGCAGATAAATGAAAAGGATAATCTGGGTTTTCAATGTGTTTTTTTCTTGCCATAGGGCCCAGTAGTGCAAACTGGAGACCTAACCTCTTTGGCAATAAAAGCCAATCACAGAATAATTAAACGTCCGAGTGGTACCTCAATATTCCGATGCCACGGACATAACAAAACACCACATCCATGCCAATAATCTATTGTCACCAATGATAACTGGCCGTCTAACATTGAGCTTGCAAGGTCTTACCTACCGAAGGGAATCTGATACCTTTCGGTGTTAACGCGGCAGCGCTACCAAAGGTGATCCGATACCTTTTGGTTGGCCTCACCTACCGCAGGGAATCCAGCACCTTTCGGTGTTAACGCGGCAGCGCTACCAAAGGTAACCCGATACCTTTTGGTGACGCGGGAGCGCTACCAAAAGTAATCCGATACCTTTTGGTTATTGCATTACTGAGTCGTATGAAATGGAGCTTGCTTCGCCTAAGGGGTTTAGCTGGTCTGTCACTTTTTCTTTTGGCGCATGCACGACGATTTTCATTTTATCGGGATGAAAATAAGCTTGAATCACTCGATTCACATCACTTCTTGAGATGTTGTCGATGTCTTCTAGAAAATTTGACAAGTACGAATCCGGTACCCCGTAATACCTAAGCTGTAGCAGGTTGCTTGCCGTGAGTTCTGCTGTTTCAAGGGCCCTTGGAAATTGGCCTTTGATTAATGCTTTGGCATTTTCCACTTCTTCTTTGGTGACGCCATCTTTTTTAAATTTATCGATGACTGCCAAGCTCTCTTTCACCGTGTCCCCCACCTTATCAACACGAGTGAATGTGGACACAATAAATGGCCCCTGGTCCCTTCTTGCATCAAACTCTGATGAAACTCCGTAGGTCAGTCCCCGCTTAATCCTTATCTCATCCATGAGTCGGCTAGCAAAACCTCCGCCGAGGATGGTGTTGGCCACTTTTAGAGCCAAATAATCAGGATGTTTTCTTGGAATACCAATGTGCGCCAATCGAATCTGGGCCTGCCCCAGATCTCCTTTGTCCACTATTTGAATTTGGATTTTGTCGATCTGCGGGATGCTCGACAACACGGGACCCGACACAGGAGCTTGATCCCAGCCATCAAAATACCCCTCTAGTCGCATCATGATGTCATCATCAAAATCACCAACCACCGCAAGATCCACATTGTTCGGCCGAATGAATTTTTGATAATGGTTAACAATGTCCTGGCGCTTAATGGCGACTACACCATCTTTTGTTCCTGATGAAGAATAGCTGTAAGGGTGGGTCTCATAGAGGTATTTCTCTATGGCCAAGCTCGCCACAGAAGAGGGGTCATCTAAAATCGATGCAAAGGCTGAAAGAGTTTGTTTTTTATATCGATCCACTTCTGTTTGCGTAAACACTGGACGAACGATCACTTCAGAAAAGTTTTTGAGAAGTTCAGACTGATGGGATGACAGCGTGGAGGCTTGAAACAGCGTAAAATCACTTGTTACTGATGCCGAAAATTCACTTCCAATTTGACCAAAGGACTCGGCCACTTCTGTGGCTGACATGCTCTTCGTCCCTTTACTCATTAATCCCGCCACCATACTGGTCAAACCTTTTTTATCTTTAGGGTCAGACACGCTACCGGTCCTCACGAGCATCATCATTGTAAAGTACGGCAATCCACTATCTTTAATGAGTAGAACCCTCATTCCATTTTTGGTGGTCAAATCTTTGTACGAACGAAGCTTAAAATCCTTGTGAGATTTTGAACCCGAGGCACATCCTTGAAGCAAAACAGAAAATGCAAAAATAATACTAACAACTACTTTCATCGCCCGGTTCCCCTTATTTTTTTGGTAATACTTGAATCACTGATTGTTTCTTTGGAACCAAATACTTATTTGCTACTCGCATAATATCTTGCTTAGACACGGCATTGTACCGGTCAATGTCCTTAAACATCTCTGAATAGTCGCTAAACAAAATTTCGTTTAAAGCCATCAACCGAGCCTTGCCCGCCACTGTTTTCATAGAGTCCACATATCCCTTAATGACCATGGTCTTTGCTTTCTCTAGCTCTTTATCTGACACCGGGGTGGTTCTGAGTTTCGACAGCTGGTTCTGATAGTGCCGGAGCGCCGTGGTGGAGCTTTTGCCTGGCTTTAGCGACAAAATGGATGCACACACACCCTCCTCGGCCATACTGTAAGCAAAGGAACTGGTCGAAGAAGCCAATTGTTTTTCATAGACTAAATCTTTATAAAGTCGGCTCGACGAACCTTCTCCGAGAATACTTGACATTAAGTCAAGGGCAAAAACGTCATCCTCGCCAGACTTCGGACACAAATAGCTCACGGCCACAGTGGCATTTTGAACATCTTTGCGAATTGTGGTTTTTCTTGGGGCACCCTGCTCTGGTTCTTTAACGAACTTGGGGGCTGGTATGGACTGCGCGGGGATCTTTGAATAGTATTCTGTGATTAATTTTTTGGCCTCTTTTGTGTCTACCGCACCTGCAACCACAACTACAGAATTATTAGGAGCATAATAAATACGATAAAAGTCTTTCATATCTTGCATGGATGCCGCATTGAGGTCTTTCATTGAACCCACCACGGGCCAACGATAAGGATGAACTTTATAAACCGTAGAAAATAATGATTCCCAGATCGTGCCCATGACATTATTTTCTGTTCGAAAACGTCGCTCTTCTTTAACAACTTCTCGCTCGCTATTGATTTCAGACTGTACAAAATTCAGGTTAACTAAACGATCCGACTCGATATCTACTACCAGGGGGAGCTTGCCAGAGGGGAGATTGGTGTAATACCCCGTATAGTCTCGATTGGTGAATGCGTTGTTTGACCCCCCATTGCCTTGAATTAGTTTTTCGTAGTCTTTTCCGGGATGCTTGTCGGTACCCTTGAACATAAGGTGCTCAAAAAAATGGGCTAAGCCCGTGCGACCTGGTTGTTCATGCCTTGATCCCACCCGAAACCACTGGTGATAACTAAAAATGGGCGACGAATGATCTTCGTGAATCAAAACAGTCAGGCCATTGTTCAATTTAAATTTTTCTACAGGAAATCGAATTTGATCTGCCACTGAAACCGTATGGCTAGACTCTATATCAGCCCAAGTTGGTAATCCCAAGAAAACACCAACCCCAAGTACGAATAGGCACGTAAAAGCTCGTTTCACCCTCTCCCCCGTTCCTTAAAAAAACAACACAAGTCAAACCGTTGCATTAAGCCACTGAATAGAGCCAACACATTAATGTTTTAATATTGTACTTTTTTTTATTTGTTATTGTATCACAAAGTCAGAAAAATAGACGTTCTTCACCACACCCCGGTCTAACATACTGTTGACCTGTGTGATGATTTGATTTTTCAAACGCAATTTACCCTGAACTGACTCAAGGTCTGTTAGCTTTTTACCATTAAGAATTCGAACCACTGAATCCTGTGATTCTGAAGCTTTGCCCATAGCCTCTTCAAACCCTTCGGCGTCGAGCATTTCAAGGTTCACTTCAACCCGCACAATTCTACGCGGCAAGCCGTCAAGGTTGGTTGTGAACGAGCCTAAGTTATACATCACCGGTGTTCCTTGCAGACTCTCCCTGAACGAGGCCAATTCTCGGTTCAAATCGCCTTCTGACACTTCAGGTGTTTTGTAACCCAGCGTTGATGAGTAAACCATAAATCCACCCGCACCCATTACGGCCAGATTAAGGGCTAAAAAGGCAAAACTCAGGATTTTAGCCATGTTTCGTGGTTTTGCTTGTTTTTCTTCTTCAGCCATAGGTCACCTCTAGAGTATTTATCGGACCTACGCCCTAGGACTTAAGCACATCTAAAGGTTTTTTTTACTTTTCTTTGGTCTGTTTTGTTCAACTTATGGCCAGTTTAAGTGAATTGTCTCAAACCGACACGTGACGGGCCTACTTCTTGACTTCTACCATCCCCTCTCATTTAAATGGTCCTATGGGTTTATTATTTGGCCAATTATTGATTTATGCACTATTAGCTGCGCAAGGGATGGGGCTTTCGCAAGCCTTGGCCGAAGACCCGCCATCTCAAGCGGCCGAGGCACCCCTCTCAATAGAGTCAGACCCTGAAGCTGTGATACCACCCAAGGGACTGGTCCCTACAAGTTTATTGCGGCTTGGCAACAAACAATATGCCTCCCGCTTTGCTTTACTTGCAGACAAAAGCCAACGCACACTGTCTGTGTGGGAACAGCAAGAGGACAAGCTTCATTTTGTATCAGCCTACCCCATGGATTTTGGAAGATCTGAAGGCGACAAACTCGTCTCTGGCGACAAAAAAACCCCTGAGGGAATCTACTTCTTTGAAGAGATGCTTGAGGGTGAGTCCCTTAATTTTGATGAGTACGGCAAGCGGGCTTTCACCATGAACTACCCGAACTTTTTTGACTTACTTCAGGGCAAATCAGGGTCTGGAATATGGTTGCACGCGATTCCTGAGTCAAAGTCATTAAACCGAGGCTCAAGAGGCTGTTTGGTCGTAAGGAACGCCGTCATCGATACTGTTGGCAAGTACATTGATCTTTCGAATACTCCCATAGTTGTCCAGCACAATGTCACTTATGTGTTCCCTGAAGAAAGAATTCAAAAGCAACAAACCCTGCAAAGTTGGCTCGACCGATGGCGCCTCAGTTGGCAAAGCCAAGACCTAGATAGCTATATGACTTTCTATAGTGAGAAGTTTCGGGGCAATAATATGTCAAAGGCTCAATGGCGCCGCTACAAAAAATCTCTCAACGAAAAATACAGTTCTATAGAGGTCAAAGTCGAACATCCCATAATATTGGCCAATGACTCTGAAGTTTTCTTTCGGTTTTTGCAGAAATACAAATCTGATCGGCTCAATGACACCGGAGAAAAACAACTTTTCGTGACAGGCCCTAACCAACAGAGTCTCGAAATTCTTGGCGAGATCTGGTCACCTGTGAAAATCAAAAATGATGAAGTTGTAGCCCATCAGCAATCTGCAACTAGCAGCACGGCTGAAAATCTGTAAAAAAAATATCAAATTTAGTTCATGGATTCGGGCTCTCGGTATGATCCCATAAATGGAGAGTCTGTGAACTCAATGGCCATTTTCTCAACACGGTCAGAAAGATCCGTAAGACTCTCTTTGTGTTTTTTGTAATCGCCATCGGTGATATGACCCTGTCGGACATTGAAGGCAATGAGTCTCTTATCAAATTTTAGTTTATCCAAATGTTTGCGTAGGCTCATAGGTCTCCTCACCTCGTTTTAATTCCAGTACCTCGGAGGACGATCGCCTTGATCATCGCCCAAGCGATCATTGTCTACCACCAATCGAAGCTTCCGTCCATACTTGCGCTTGGGCTTTTTGCGACCCGCACTGCCACCGCCCCGCCTTTGCGCCAAATACAGTAAATACAAAAAACCCGTGGCCAGGCCGCCCAAGTGACAAAGGGTGGCTACTGGCCCCGTGGGCCCCGATGACAACAGGGTCACAAGCTCTATGCCCCCCAATATCATAACCAAATGCTTGGCCTTCATGGGGAACATCATCATAAAATACATGACTCGATCCCCGAAGATCATCCCGTAGGCCAACAATAACCCGTAAACCGCTCCAGAGGCCCCAACTACAGGAACCCCAAGCACATAGGCCTGATTGGTTAACCAGAAGTAGAGAATGGCTCCCACGGTATAAATCACTGCAGCACCCACTCCACAGACGAGGTAGTAGGTCAGAAAAAAGCGAGAACCCCATCGAAGCTCGAGCTCAGCCCCCAGCCACCAAAGTAGCAGCATATTAAACAAGATATGAAAAATCTCTGATCCCGAATGCAAAAACATGTAAGTAAATGGCTGCCATAAATAAAAGCGAAACACTGTCGAGTCTGGAATAAGGCCAAAATACTCAAACACCACCCTAGAATGTAAAACCAGCTCCTGCAGACCAATTACAAGCAACAGCCAAATACCCACGTTTAATATCAGCAGTTTTTTGACCATTGGAGTGACCGGCGCCGGTTGCATTGCATAATTACGCAAGACCTTCTCCCTTCGGAGGCTGGCTCAACTCGACCAAGACACCGCCTGCCGCTGACGGGTGAACAAATGCCACTTGGCAACCATGGGCCCCTGGGCGCGGAATATCATTTATCAAACGAATATTTGATGCCACTAACTTTGAAATGGCCTCATTGATATCAGCCACTCGCAAACAAAAGTGATGAACCCCTGGGCCTCGCTTAGCCAAAAATTTTGCCACGGGACTGTCTTCTGACATTGGCTCTAAAAGCTCAATGCGGGCCTGATTGGCCAGCTCAAACATGCCCACTCGAACTTTTTCGGTGACCACTTCCTCCACGTGCATTTCTTTAAAACCTAAAGCTTCATAAAACTTTTTGCCTTCAGCCAATGAGGCTACAGCAATTCCCACGTGATCAAAGGCGTATTGTATCGGCAGATCAAACATTACAAATGGACCTCTCTAAAAGAGTCTTTCAAACGTTCATAAGTTTGTTCCAATGTTTCTGGCAGCACTTTGGTTTCTGCAATCACTGGAAAAAAATTAGTATCTCCGTGCCAACGGGGAATCACATGCCAATGAAGATGCTCGGGGATTCCAGCTCCGGCCACAGAACCATGATTCAATCCCACATTGAACCCTGGACATTCAAAAATGTTCTCTACCGTTTTCACAGTAAACAGCAATAACCGACTCAAATGGTCGTATTCCTCAGCCGACAGATCCGCCAGCCGACCGCAATGTCGATGGGGCAACACCAACAGATGCCCTGAGTTGTAGGGAAACTTATTAAGAATCACCATGGCCTGATCGTCGAGGTACAGACACAAACTCTCAAAGGAGACTCCTGCCTCGCGGGCATTGCAAAAAACGCAACCGTCTGGCTTCAACAGCTTTCGAACGTACTTGAATCGATCAGGTCGAGTCATATAGTCTCGCTCCTGCGGCCAAATGTCTTTGGTGGACACATTGGGCGACCCGCTAATTTCACCAGTGGTCTTTGTTTTTTTAGAACCCATATGTTTTACTCTAATTCCCTAAGCTTCCTGGGAGCAAGTACAGAGGTTTACCCACCAAATTTAAACTGAGCCATCCCTCCACGCGATTGGCCAAACTTCCTTGAAACTGGCCTTCAACCATTGTTTCAAAAAAACTCGCGTGCTTCTCTGGTGGTTCAAATATCTCAGGATCGTCACCCAACCCTGATAGCTCACCAGCCACCCGTACGCCATCCAAATAGGTGCCCACTTTATCAGCAAAACCCAACTTGACTGCCGCCTCTCCCGTAAACACCCGGCCATCGGCATATTTATCGACCAAATCCGCAGGAAGGTTTCGCCCTGAAGCCACGGCTTGCTTGAACTGCACCTGCACTTCGTCAATTAAATCTTGGAAGAGCTCTTTTTCATCTTCACGCATGGGCCGATAGCTCGCACCAGAATCTTTATAGGCTCCGGTTTTAACCACATACCGTCCCACCTTCGCCCATTCATAGAGTTTTTCAAGATTAGCAAACTGCATGATCACACCAATAGAACCCAACATAGTTCCTGGGTTAGTTACGATGCGATCGGCGGCGACGGCGGCATAGTAGGCTCCGCTTGCGGCCACCGCTGAACATACAGCCACCACGGGCTTTTGAAATTCATCGCGCGTTCTTTTGATCTCGGCATAGATTTCTTGGCTTGGCCCCACAACTCCACCTGGTGAGTTGATGTGAATCACAATGCCCTTTACGTTTTCGTCTTTTCGAAAATATCGCAAGTCTTCTAAAAACCGACTGGGCTCACCAATGATCCCCTCAAGCTTTAAAGACAATATTGATGGCTCAGGAACTTTGATTTTATGTTCAAACTGAAGCTTTCCGATGATGGACCCCATGGCCAACAAAAAAGCCCCAAATGAGATAATCGCAAATATCATAACGGTATTGAGCAAAAATTTTTTCATGATCGACACTCTCCATCTTCGTCACCACGTCAACCGCTGATTATAACTATGATTTTACTCCCGTGTCTAAGTACGGTTGATTTTCGCAACCCCGTGGCAAAAAAAAAGGGAGTCCTTAAGACTCCCTTTTCCAACTTAAATTCGATTGGAGATTAGTCCTCTGTGGATTTTGCCTCAGCTGGTTGTGCCGCAGCATCCTTTAGAGCATCGCCGAAAAGCTCACCCAAGCTTGTTTTAGAAGTGCTTGTGGCCTTTTTCACATAATCATCCACATCCGCCTTTTGCTCACGCAATGTCACAAGTTTCGCGCTGAGGCCAATCTTGCGGGCATCTTTGTCGATGGTCATGATTTCGGCTTTAATGGTGTCACCCACTTTAACCACTTCTTCTGGCTTTTCTACGCGCTTCGTAGAGAGCTCGCTAATATGGATAAGACCTTCTATGTCTTGATCCAACTCAACAAACACACCAAAGTCAGCTGTCTTTGTAACCTTCACTTCATGCTGAGAGCCAATGGGGAAACGATCTTCAATGTTTGCCCACGGGTCATCTTCTAGCTGCTTCAAGCCCAAGCTGAACCGCTCATTTTCGATATCCACGCCCAATACAACGGCTCTCACTTTGTCGCCTTTATTGAACATTTCTGAAGGATGGTTCACGCGCTTAGTCCAAGAGAAGTCAGAAATATGGATCAATCCATCAATACCCTCTTCGATACCGATAAACACACCAAAGTCAGTGATCGATTTCACTTCACCTTCAATGATGGTTCCTGGAGGATAAGTGCCTTTCAGTTCAACCCATGGGTTTGGCTGAAGCTGCTTCATACCAAGGCTAATACGTCGGTTTTCAGCATCCACTTCTAGCACGATGACATTCACTTCGTCGCCCACATTGACCACTTGAGACGGGTGCTTCACTCGCTTCGTCCAGCTCATTTCACTCACGTGAATTAAACCTTCGATTCCATCTTCAAGCTCAACGAAGGCACCGTAATCAGCCAACGTCACTATCTTGCCGCTCATTTTGCGGCCCACAGGGTATTTCTCGATCACGATATTCCATGGATCATCTGAAAGCTGCTTCAAGCCAAGACTGACGCGTTCTTTGTTTTCATCAAACTTAAGAACCTTCACTTCAACTTCGTCACCCACGTTGAGAACTTCTGACGGATGCTTCACTCGGCCCCAGCTCATATCAGTGATATGCAGAAGACCGTCCATACCGCCAAGATCAACGAATGCACCGTAGTCGGTGATATTCTTCACAAGACCGCGAACGATAGAGCCTTCTTTCATTGTGTCGAGTGTTTGACTTCGAAGAGCTTCGCGCTCCTCTTCAAGAAGGGCTCTACGAGAAAGAACGATATTTCCTCGTCGCTTGTTGAACTTAATCACTTTGAACTTCAATGTTTTACCAATAAAGTTGTCCATGTTCCGCACGGGACGGAGGTCAATTTGGCTTCCCGGCAAAAATGCCTTCACTCCAATATCAACACTCAAGCCACCTTTAACTTTTGCAATCACTGTTCCTTCAATGACTTCCTCGTTCTCAGCAGCTCTTGAGATGTCGTCCCAAGCGCGTAGCATATCGGCTTTGTCTTTTGACAACACGACCATGCCGTTTTCATTTTCAATTCTATCAATATATACCTGAACTTCTTGCCCAGCTCTGATGTCGCGCTGGCCTTCTACCAGTCTAAATTCACCGATCGGGATCAGACCTTCACTTTTATAGTTGATGTCTACAAGCACAAAGTCTTCTTGCACATCAACCACTCGGCCGGAGACCACATCACCGACGTTAAAATCACGTTCGCCAACAGATTGAGCAAATAGTCTAGCGAAATCTTCACCGGCTGCGGTGTCATTCACCTGGCCTGGATTATCTGGAACTTCCTTATCGGCCTCGTCTAAAATCGCGAGAACCTGCTCACGCGCGATCTGCGCTTTTGATTTTTGCGAACGGTTACTGTCTACCATGTTCAATCAATACCTCCTTGGGGAAAGCGCACGTCAGCCTGCACTTTCCGATGAATTCCTCACTTGTTGGTAAGGTTGAATCTGTTTATAGAAGCTAGAGAAACATTGTCAAAGGTAATTTACACTTTGAGCCATAACGAGAAACCCTGAC
Proteins encoded:
- a CDS encoding insulinase family protein, whose product is MKVVVSIIFAFSVLLQGCASGSKSHKDFKLRSYKDLTTKNGMRVLLIKDSGLPYFTMMMLVRTGSVSDPKDKKGLTSMVAGLMSKGTKSMSATEVAESFGQIGSEFSASVTSDFTLFQASTLSSHQSELLKNFSEVIVRPVFTQTEVDRYKKQTLSAFASILDDPSSVASLAIEKYLYETHPYSYSSSGTKDGVVAIKRQDIVNHYQKFIRPNNVDLAVVGDFDDDIMMRLEGYFDGWDQAPVSGPVLSSIPQIDKIQIQIVDKGDLGQAQIRLAHIGIPRKHPDYLALKVANTILGGGFASRLMDEIRIKRGLTYGVSSEFDARRDQGPFIVSTFTRVDKVGDTVKESLAVIDKFKKDGVTKEEVENAKALIKGQFPRALETAELTASNLLQLRYYGVPDSYLSNFLEDIDNISRSDVNRVIQAYFHPDKMKIVVHAPKEKVTDQLNPLGEASSISYDSVMQ
- a CDS encoding insulinase family protein, which gives rise to MGLPTWADIESSHTVSVADQIRFPVEKFKLNNGLTVLIHEDHSSPIFSYHQWFRVGSRHEQPGRTGLAHFFEHLMFKGTDKHPGKDYEKLIQGNGGSNNAFTNRDYTGYYTNLPSGKLPLVVDIESDRLVNLNFVQSEINSEREVVKEERRFRTENNVMGTIWESLFSTVYKVHPYRWPVVGSMKDLNAASMQDMKDFYRIYYAPNNSVVVVAGAVDTKEAKKLITEYYSKIPAQSIPAPKFVKEPEQGAPRKTTIRKDVQNATVAVSYLCPKSGEDDVFALDLMSSILGEGSSSRLYKDLVYEKQLASSTSSFAYSMAEEGVCASILSLKPGKSSTTALRHYQNQLSKLRTTPVSDKELEKAKTMVIKGYVDSMKTVAGKARLMALNEILFSDYSEMFKDIDRYNAVSKQDIMRVANKYLVPKKQSVIQVLPKK
- a CDS encoding flagellar basal body-associated FliL family protein — its product is MAEEEKQAKPRNMAKILSFAFLALNLAVMGAGGFMVYSSTLGYKTPEVSEGDLNRELASFRESLQGTPVMYNLGSFTTNLDGLPRRIVRVEVNLEMLDAEGFEEAMGKASESQDSVVRILNGKKLTDLESVQGKLRLKNQIITQVNSMLDRGVVKNVYFSDFVIQ
- a CDS encoding L,D-transpeptidase family protein — encoded protein: MGLLFGQLLIYALLAAQGMGLSQALAEDPPSQAAEAPLSIESDPEAVIPPKGLVPTSLLRLGNKQYASRFALLADKSQRTLSVWEQQEDKLHFVSAYPMDFGRSEGDKLVSGDKKTPEGIYFFEEMLEGESLNFDEYGKRAFTMNYPNFFDLLQGKSGSGIWLHAIPESKSLNRGSRGCLVVRNAVIDTVGKYIDLSNTPIVVQHNVTYVFPEERIQKQQTLQSWLDRWRLSWQSQDLDSYMTFYSEKFRGNNMSKAQWRRYKKSLNEKYSSIEVKVEHPIILANDSEVFFRFLQKYKSDRLNDTGEKQLFVTGPNQQSLEILGEIWSPVKIKNDEVVAHQQSATSSTAENL
- a CDS encoding rhomboid family intramembrane serine protease — translated: MQPAPVTPMVKKLLILNVGIWLLLVIGLQELVLHSRVVFEYFGLIPDSTVFRFYLWQPFTYMFLHSGSEIFHILFNMLLLWWLGAELELRWGSRFFLTYYLVCGVGAAVIYTVGAILYFWLTNQAYVLGVPVVGASGAVYGLLLAYGMIFGDRVMYFMMMFPMKAKHLVMILGGIELVTLLSSGPTGPVATLCHLGGLATGFLYLLYLAQRRGGGSAGRKKPKRKYGRKLRLVVDNDRLGDDQGDRPPRYWN
- the mce gene encoding methylmalonyl-CoA epimerase; its protein translation is MFDLPIQYAFDHVGIAVASLAEGKKFYEALGFKEMHVEEVVTEKVRVGMFELANQARIELLEPMSEDSPVAKFLAKRGPGVHHFCLRVADINEAISKLVASNIRLINDIPRPGAHGCQVAFVHPSAAGGVLVELSQPPKGEGLA
- a CDS encoding HIT domain-containing protein, with protein sequence MGSKKTKTTGEISGSPNVSTKDIWPQERDYMTRPDRFKYVRKLLKPDGCVFCNAREAGVSFESLCLYLDDQAMVILNKFPYNSGHLLVLPHRHCGRLADLSAEEYDHLSRLLLFTVKTVENIFECPGFNVGLNHGSVAGAGIPEHLHWHVIPRWHGDTNFFPVIAETKVLPETLEQTYERLKDSFREVHL
- the sppA gene encoding signal peptide peptidase SppA: MKKFLLNTVMIFAIISFGAFLLAMGSIIGKLQFEHKIKVPEPSILSLKLEGIIGEPSRFLEDLRYFRKDENVKGIVIHINSPGGVVGPSQEIYAEIKRTRDEFQKPVVAVCSAVAASGAYYAAVAADRIVTNPGTMLGSIGVIMQFANLEKLYEWAKVGRYVVKTGAYKDSGASYRPMREDEKELFQDLIDEVQVQFKQAVASGRNLPADLVDKYADGRVFTGEAAVKLGFADKVGTYLDGVRVAGELSGLGDDPEIFEPPEKHASFFETMVEGQFQGSLANRVEGWLSLNLVGKPLYLLPGSLGN
- a CDS encoding 30S ribosomal protein S1, coding for MVDSNRSQKSKAQIAREQVLAILDEADKEVPDNPGQVNDTAAGEDFARLFAQSVGERDFNVGDVVSGRVVDVQEDFVLVDINYKSEGLIPIGEFRLVEGQRDIRAGQEVQVYIDRIENENGMVVLSKDKADMLRAWDDISRAAENEEVIEGTVIAKVKGGLSVDIGVKAFLPGSQIDLRPVRNMDNFIGKTLKFKVIKFNKRRGNIVLSRRALLEEEREALRSQTLDTMKEGSIVRGLVKNITDYGAFVDLGGMDGLLHITDMSWGRVKHPSEVLNVGDEVEVKVLKFDENKERVSLGLKQLSDDPWNIVIEKYPVGRKMSGKIVTLADYGAFVELEDGIEGLIHVSEMSWTKRVKHPSQVVNVGDEVNVIVLEVDAENRRISLGMKQLQPNPWVELKGTYPPGTIIEGEVKSITDFGVFIGIEEGIDGLIHISDFSWTKRVNHPSEMFNKGDKVRAVVLGVDIENERFSLGLKQLEDDPWANIEDRFPIGSQHEVKVTKTADFGVFVELDQDIEGLIHISELSTKRVEKPEEVVKVGDTIKAEIMTIDKDARKIGLSAKLVTLREQKADVDDYVKKATSTSKTSLGELFGDALKDAAAQPAEAKSTED